GAGAATAACTCCACGGCTCGTCCTTTGTGCATGGACCCAACGTGAGTTCTGACTCATAGCACGGTGATTTTCTCACTAGACACAGTCCGGTTAACGGATGGAATATTTTCTTGTGATGATTGTGCTTTATACCGGGTCCTGTGACAGTTTAGTTACTTTCTCAAACTTGTATTATTACACATGCATGATGATAAGTTAGGCTAGTTTACAAGCAAAGCAAGATTGATTTACCTTTATGTGGTGGTTGAATGACGGAGAGTCTCTGGAGATAAGTATGGTTATGAACATGGTGCCAGTTCGCATCTAACATACCGTAAGCTTCAACTACACCACGTTTGCCTTCACGGAAATAATAAACTCCGGTAAGCGCCCAAACCGCCCAATCGATATCTTTCTCGGCCGCCCATGCCAGCATACAACTCATGTACCTAATGTCACAGttgataataatatttcaagCCTTGAATCCTTGATTGTTTCAGACACCAATCTGTATAGGTTTCACTTactaaaatgttaaaacattttaaatcatGGGTTTATTTGGAAACTATATTACCCTAAGTGAATGTCAATGCAATAATAACAATTGACCCTTTTATTctttaatgtttatattttgaaatcaatactaaactatatattttggaCTTCCCTCAAATGTGTATTCAACCAATTTGTAATATATACCTATTTCCTTCAAAATCACCACCTCTTTGATCGGTCCCGAACTCGCTCAAGAACAAAGGAAAGCCTTGATCGAGAAGGAAACCTCCAGTACGATGCTCCTTAGTGAAGATTTGGCTGCAAAAATCGTTGACATTGTGTGATTTCCATTGACCAGTACCATTGGTGAAAGCATACCAATGAAGCtccaaaacaagtttttttttaaagctaagATTCACTGGACGATCTTTTAAGAAAGTTAGGTCAGCGTCGAAGTCAAGCCCGGAGAGTATGACCAGAACGTTAGGGTTTGATCCATGCACTGCTTCTGCTCCTCTTTGCATGTACCTACCGtgtgaaaaagtataattccaATTCCCATATTAATAATCTTGACATTAATATTAGAAAATGTGTTCTAAATTAGCAAATTATTTCTCTGCGTTGATTCTTATATCGTGTTGTTTAATCTATGAACCTAAGGTACatgcaaaaaggaaaaaaaaacatttccaaTTGCCATATTAATAATTCTTTTCCCATACTAATAATTTAAACATTAATAATAGAGATGTTAGAATCAATGAAATcatgtaaattaataaattcttTCTCTGCGTTGATTCTTGTTGTTTAATCTATGAACCTTGGATTCCCATATCAAccgatatatataatatttatacatacatATGGATATTTTTTATAGCTGGAGTTgtacttaattatttttagggatttaattatttatagcGAAAGGGAATAAAATCAGTGATGAATATCTAATTAACGTGCATAATTTCTTGGTGTTTAAGCTTCACATGGGCAttatgataaagaaaaaaaatagaatttattaCGTACGTGTACCAATCTTTTGCAGTATGATTGTAACCTCTAAGTTCATTCCTCAAGCTCATACCAATAACGTTATTCACGTCCATAAAGATTGTGGCCATCTTCTTAAGACCCAACATCCATAGATCTGGATTGAATTTCGGGTCGCCAAAGAACGCGTCCGGGTCATCGTTGCTGCAACACCAACCCGGTACGGTCTTATGGTTATCAAGTATCACCATCACATCGTTTCTCCCCAGACTATACACCACGGCCTAAGAAAAGTGTTGCTTGCGTAAGAAGTTATAACATATAGTTAAAACAAGAATCTGGAGTCTTATAAAAACTGTTTTTCATATGAATTATCACATGATTAATTGTGTATACTTGCCTGGAATACATTGATAAGAGGAGTATTGACAATGGATGGATTGTGAGTGTAAATCCCTTGAAGCTCATGATCCAATCCATATCTCTCAAATGATTGTTTAACGGTAACATTAAAGGCTAGAGTGTCATTAATCATTAGCTCAAGTGGCCAAGTGAGCCTAACACAATTGAAAcccatttcttttattttctttgatatTGAATCCATTGGCTGGCTGCTCAGCCCCTCGGCCACTACTGGCTTAAGGTGTGAAGGCCAGTTCACACAAGCTAGCTTCACACGGTGGCCACTCTTGTTGACTATCCATCGTGACTTCGTGGAGAGTGGATAATCTGTTGCTAGGGTTAGAGATATTGATGACAAGAGCAAGGACAAAAGGATAGTTAAGGGAAAGATTTTTTTTGCCATATCTATTACTGATTTTGTTTGAGGAAAactatctagtatatatatagaatGAAATCAAAGGTTTTGTCATAATATTAGGGGAGTTGTTGAGTTATTTTATAGATAATTGACTGTTATATATCAGGGTTTTAGTTTGATGATAGGCTTCaacgttttcttcttttttagaTTATTGCGGAACACTGTGGATAAATATCTTCTTACCACACATTTTGGATAATTGTTTATGTTAAAACATTCGGATTGTATATCTATTCTAAGATAAGATGATAAATCAGTGGATCATCGCGAACCTTCATCAAATGTAATAACTATGAATAGTTTTCTATTTGTCTTTATGAAATTGATtcgaaatttatttttttgctaaatttttATTCGAAGTTGAGGAATCTAAATGTTATAACCAATTGAATTATATACGGTAATTATAGATTAACatcttatttttcattataCAAGCGATCAAATTTcaacaattatataaaaaaagtcTTTTTCGTTTCAAGAACTCGTGATTTGCATGTTGATGATGTATCAGGCCCGGCTCATGTTTTTTACAGACCctgtgcaatttttttttttatttttacaagaCCAATAAAAATAATTGGTAAACAGGGCTCTTAAATCTGTAAGaaaaaaaccctaaattcttgCTAAAaattttgttgtattttaatggatttaaaaatccgaactaaatctagtgttattggttctatgatttttaaatctgtattaaaatcatgtgttattggtttaatgattcataaattctgtatcaaatcaagtgttattcaatcgtacggatttactaatatatttgattttataatagatttgaatggatttttagttaaaaatacaaaaactcaAATCCGAGGAAAAATTTctggatttgcatattttaactggatttataaatactatatagatttctaaatcaatcaaaatatataaaccaataatatCTTCACCCCTGTGCATAAGCACCTTGTGCACATGGCAAGGGCCGGCACTGGATGTATGTCATCGTATAGTATAAACTGcagttttgaataaaataaaaacttgaaagtAACCTAATGTTGTGGATCGTAAGCTATGTCTGCCGCCACATGTCGACTGTGAGGGTGGTCACGTTGTTCACAAACTCAAATAATCTGAGCTGTACTTCCTTTGGAAACCGTGATCTATTATCAATTTactgaaaatactaaaatattgttagataaataataaaattacataCTTATGTCATCTATATTAATTATCATGATGTGGTATTGAGTTCCATTAGTATTTCACTTCTATTCGAACAAAATAATTGGAAACTAACAAGGCAAACTAGTCCGGAAATCACAAACTTGCTCAATTTCTTCAGCTGTGGACTAATCAGCATATTTCAATTTCGAGTACTGTTTATTgagataataattaaataaatatctcGCTGTGcactaattttaatatttttggaaaCTCTAAATTCAACATCTAGTAGGAagtaaaaatagtttaatagaCAATGACAGTCCATTGGACcattaaacaaaaagataatCATAAGAATAGAGCATCGAGCGACGAATTTTTTGTAACTTGGATCAGAAATTCAAAAAGCATAAAgagatgatgataataatagttatattataaaaatatatatctcgGAATTATGAAAGAAATAAGAAGAGAAAACACATGGCTAAGTATAATGGCCTTATCTCTTTACTTGCACACTCTCCAGGTCCCTCACTGCCCCTTATTGgacctctctctcttcctctctcgtGTTTAAATTCTTCTCCTCTGATTCTCCTTTGTTTCCACACTTTTGTCTACTAATTCTAACACCAATAATTTCACTCCCATACCATAACCACACATCAACCgaccaaagcaaaaaaaaaaaaaaaaaccattctTGATTATGAAGAGAAGCCATCAAGAAACTTCTGTAGAAGAAGCTCATTCAATGGGTAAGAAGCTAGAAGACGATAATAACATGGACGAGTTTCTATCTGCTTTAGGGTACAAGGTTCGATCTTCCGACATGGCGGATGTTGCACAGAAGCTTGAGCAGCTTGAAGTGGTTCTTTCCAACGATGATGTTCTTGGCTCTAATGCATTAAACGACACCGTTCATTACAATCCATCTGATCTCTCCAGCTGGGCCGAGACCATGCTCTCGGAGCTTAACTACTACCCGCCTTCTCTGGATCTTGACCCGACCCGGATGTGCAATCTAACACCATTCTCAGATGACAACGAGTGTTCCAGCACCAACAGCGAAAACAACAGCAAGAGGATCAGACTCGGTCCCTGGTGTGACTCAAGCGAGTCAACTCGACCCGTGGTAATGCTCGGCGTTGACTCGCAGGAGACCGGTGTCAGACTCGTCCAGGCGCTGGTGGCGTGCGCCGAGGCGGTCCAGCAGGAGAATCTGATCCTCGCCGACGCTCTCGTGAAACGCGTGGGATCACTCGCGGCTTCTCAGGCGGGAGCGATGGGGAAAGTCGCCACCTACTTCGCCGAAGCGCTCGCTCGTCGGATCTACCGGATCCGCCCTTCCTCCCCCGCCGTTGATCCTTCTTTCGAAGAGATTCTCCAGATGCACTTCTACGAGTCCTGCCCTTACCTGAAGTTCGCGCATTTCACGGCCAACCAGGCGATTCTAGAGGCAGTCGCGACGGCGCGTGGCGTACACGTAATCGATCTCGGGATAAACCAAGGGATGCAGTGGCCGGCGTTAATGCAAGCTATGGCTCTCCGTCCCGGAGGATCTCCGTCGTTCCGTCTCACCGGCGTTGGAGGTCCGTCGGAGGGAGATGGGATTCAGCAGTTAGGTTGGAAGCTAGCTCAGCTGGCTCAAGCCATCGGCGTTGAATTCGAATTCAAAGGTCTTACCGTTGAGAGTTTAACCGATCTCGAACCGGAAATGTTCGAGACCAGACCGGAATCGGAGACTCTGGTGGTTAATTCGGTTTTCGAGCTCCATCCGCTTTTAGCTCGACCCGGTTCGATCGAAAAGCTGTTAGCGACGGTTAAGGCGGTTAAACCGAGCATTGTAACGGTGGTGGAACAAGAAGCGAACCACAACGGCGTCGTTTTCTTGGAACGGTTTAACGAGGCGCTTCACTATTACTCTAGCTTGTTTGATTCGCTAGAGGACGGAGTTATAATACCGAGTCAAGACCGAGTAATGTCGGAGGTTTACTTAGGGAGGCAGATCCTGAACGTGGTGGCTGCTGAAGGAACCGATCGGATCGAGCGGCACGAGACGCTGGATCAGTGGCGGAAGCGGTTGGGATCCGCCGGGTTTGACCCGGTTAGTCTCGGATCAGACGCGTTTAAGCAAGCGAGTTTGTTGCTGGCGCTATCCGGCGGCGGAGATGGGTATAGGGTCGACGAGAATGACGGAAGTCTAATGCTTGCGTGGCAGACGAAACCGCTTATTGCTGCTTCGGCGTGGAAAGTCAGCGACGTCACGGCGGAGCGGCGGCGGTAGAAGATTACGACATACGtcaggaaaaaaaaacgtttttcttaaaatataaggAAATAAAATTGCAATTTGTAacctttattttcttgttttactgtGACTTACCCCACTAGTTTCGTTCGATGACTATTTCGCCCATAATTTTCTCCCGCATTTTCCGTACTTTTTAATACCATTGGGCCCAGTTGTCGTCGAGATTCGAGAACGAGGAAAATGTGATGTGTGTATGTAAGCACGAGCTAGTGTTTTTCTTCAATAATAAAATGAAGAATTGACGTTATTTAATGGGATATTGCACCTCCTCAAAGATGTGGTAACGCATGCAAAGGACTTTGGAGCGACTCGGTTATTTAATAGAGGCTACAAACGTTTAGGGGAGATGAAGTAGCTAATCTCTCTTGAGTCTTGAGTTTACTGAAAAGCCGGAGTCCAGCCTCTACTTTTCGGTTTTGATGTCTGAATTGTCAGCTTTTGATCAGATGGGGTGAACCGTTTTTTTGCTTAGAAATGTGTAAAATAGAAACTACAAACATATCTTGAATTTGTCCCCTACAAAACAATATCTTCAATTActggagcaaaaaaaaaaacagttaataGACGGTggcttattatttcttttttttgttaaatatatgttcataaaaagatttattattaatgcATGCCACTAATTTTTAATCATGTTTACTTGTCAGAGGATCACTAGGTCGGACTCACCAGGAGAACTAACTCGTTCTTGAACCAGGCACCCGAATCATCTATCAGTGCTTTTTTTCCATGGATCAATATCTTAAACTCTTAACATGAACACCAAAATGatggtttattaattattatgtaaatttaaCAACAAGTAAAAGACAGATagaataatatatgttttacttGGAAGGGTCACTAGAGACGCACGTTCTTGCAAGTGCCTCAAGCTCTTCTCCATGTCATGTGTTATAATGTGTGAGGCTGATATTCTGATCTTGGATTCGCTTGAAGTACCTCGACTTTGAGTTAAATTAAAGAAATCGGAGCTTCCGTACTGGGTTCGATTTCCCTTTGCCACCCGTAGACGTCTTAAATGGTAAGAAAATCTGGATTGGTGATTAGTCCTTGGGCCTAGAAAGCATTTGGGTTCAcaccaaaaacatcaaaaaaaaaattaaagaaacttcgaagaagaaaaagaaacattttAGCATTCACCTCACATCGCAATGATCACATTGAATTTGTAggatataaaataaattcacTTACAAAAAGGAGTAAgagtaacaattttttttttgacaatgcTTAGAACCAAATATCTCATATTGAAAAGGTATGAGACATTCTCAAACAAAAGACAATGACAAGtactattttagaaaaatttggCAACATCCTTCGTAGCTCCACGATTGGCACTTGCAAAATcggtgattttttttattttactgaatgttaaaattaattcaaaataaaaaagactgTTTTTTACATCAAATGTTACATATAGTTGAAAGAAATTTCCAAGTAACTCAATTTTTCATCTCTTAAACTGCTATCTAGAATTCATCTCTTAAGCTTCCTTCTACCCATGTCTAGTACTAAATCAGAAAGCCACCCCTCTTTCTAAAGCTTTTTCTCCTTTCCTCTGCAGTATACTGAACTTGTTTCTCATATTTTTATCAATCCGTTTTACCAAGAGAGTGGCTGGACTTGAAATCTCACCATGCCTTCTCATGTTTCTCTCAGACAGTG
This genomic stretch from Brassica napus cultivar Da-Ae chromosome C9, Da-Ae, whole genome shotgun sequence harbors:
- the LOC106426180 gene encoding glycosyl hydrolase 5 family protein-like, which translates into the protein MAKKIFPLTILLSLLLSSISLTLATDYPLSTKSRWIVNKSGHRVKLACVNWPSHLKPVVAEGLSSQPMDSISKKIKEMGFNCVRLTWPLELMINDTLAFNVTVKQSFERYGLDHELQGIYTHNPSIVNTPLINVFQAVVYSLGRNDVMVILDNHKTVPGWCCSNDDPDAFFGDPKFNPDLWMLGLKKMATIFMDVNNVIGMSLRNELRGYNHTAKDWYTYMQRGAEAVHGSNPNVLVILSGLDFDADLTFLKDRPVNLSFKKKLVLELHWYAFTNGTGQWKSHNVNDFCSQIFTKEHRTGGFLLDQGFPLFLSEFGTDQRGGDFEGNRYMSCMLAWAAEKDIDWAVWALTGVYYFREGKRGVVEAYGMLDANWHHVHNHTYLQRLSVIQPPHKGPGIKHNHHKKIFHPLTGLCLVRKSPCYESELTLGPCTKDEPWSYSHGDRLEIKGGHKSCVEGETSVGSSVKLGKKCTKIKRISATKMHLSFKNNDGLLVCLDVDSDNNVVANHCKCLTGDISCEPASQWFKIF
- the LOC106426199 gene encoding DELLA protein RGL3, which gives rise to MKRSHQETSVEEAHSMGKKLEDDNNMDEFLSALGYKVRSSDMADVAQKLEQLEVVLSNDDVLGSNALNDTVHYNPSDLSSWAETMLSELNYYPPSLDLDPTRMCNLTPFSDDNECSSTNSENNSKRIRLGPWCDSSESTRPVVMLGVDSQETGVRLVQALVACAEAVQQENLILADALVKRVGSLAASQAGAMGKVATYFAEALARRIYRIRPSSPAVDPSFEEILQMHFYESCPYLKFAHFTANQAILEAVATARGVHVIDLGINQGMQWPALMQAMALRPGGSPSFRLTGVGGPSEGDGIQQLGWKLAQLAQAIGVEFEFKGLTVESLTDLEPEMFETRPESETLVVNSVFELHPLLARPGSIEKLLATVKAVKPSIVTVVEQEANHNGVVFLERFNEALHYYSSLFDSLEDGVIIPSQDRVMSEVYLGRQILNVVAAEGTDRIERHETLDQWRKRLGSAGFDPVSLGSDAFKQASLLLALSGGGDGYRVDENDGSLMLAWQTKPLIAASAWKVSDVTAERRR